The DNA sequence gttgtgttttgtgtgtgttacctttatTTGCTTTGCCAATAGTGAAGGGAAAGGGATCAGGGTCTTTATCTGAGGTCTTCATTTTCACGTCCATGGTGTTCTGTCCATCCACGTTAAGGGCGTCTCTCAGCACTGTGCACTTCTTGCCTGCTAAGGTCACTCCATTAGCAAATAAACTGCTACGGTCATTTGCTATGAGTGCCTTCACCTCCGCtgcctagagagagagagagaatttggaATTATgctacagtacacacacacacacacacacacacacacgttgtaACATGTAGGTGGATTTTCGCAGAGCCCCGccaacctcaacacacacagacacacacacgcgcagatACCTACATCAACAAACATTCCTACTGTAGAGCAGTTTCGTGTCTCATCATGCTTAGAGAGTGTTGCTTCATTTAAACTTGTCgcgcacgcgcgcgcacacacacacacacacacacacacacacacacacacagtcaccacaAGAGAATTATGATGAAAACATTGCTTAAAGCAAAGCTAACATtacaacacactaacacacacttgaCATTTGTCTAACTGGAACTAAACTTTTCAGTTAGATTAGTGAGGACTTGATCACTTTAATGATATAATAAGGACTACTATTGTTGAACGATAACTAACCAAGTGTAACAAGGACTACGCTAAAGTAGACAAATAggactagtgtgtgtgtgtgtgtgtgtgtgtgtgtgtgtggcatagtggtggtgtaatggaTAGTAAAGACATGTGGAGACTTGAACAGGGGAACAAGCACAGacacaaaatctctctctctatctatctctatctatctctttctgtgtgtgtgtgtgtgtgtgtgtgtgtgtgtgtgtgtgttactcctGCATGGCTGCATTCAGTCAGTGAAGTATGGAGTGTGTTCATCATATGACACTGAGCAAAAGCAAGCATGTAAGGAAGAaattctctctttgtctcactctcacacacacactcacacacacagtctctctctctctctcttgctaacacacacaataaaactattaaaaaaaaacacaaaaaaaaacccctctaaattaaaactaaattatGTGATTAAACACACGCGCTGCTAATTGGAGTGTTGTGCAGGCTCAGCCGGAAGTGGGTCGCACCCTCTTGAGCCCCGCTGCACTACTTCCTGCTTTTTTATTCGCGCGTGACCAAATAAGGAGCGGTTTGGCTGCAGAGCTCACAGCGCGCGCACAGAGCTGCTCAGTTTAAGGGAAAAACCGTTTGATCATCCCTGGACGCACGAGCCCCGAaccagtgagacacacacacacacacacacacacagtatggaAGTAAGTGTCGGGGTTGGTGAAGATAGATGATGGTTACACACGCGATACGCTTAAAGCGAAGCGCGTGCACATGTCACGTCTCGatgctcagtcagcttatcacacacagaggaagaatCTAAACCACGCCCATTTCTCCATCCGGCTCATCACTAGCTAATGAAgcagtaataattaataaacagtagAAACATCAAAGCACCAGGTGCGCTACGTCACAGAGGTCCGCGCGCAACGGTGCTTACACTGGCACAGGATAAATTCATGATGTATTCAGTTGCACGCGCATATTGGCGActtgcagcgtgtgtgtgtgtgtgtgtgtgtgtgtgtgtgtgtgtgtgtgagagagagagagagagagagagacagagcgcgTACCGTGACCCCGCTCAGCCAGCCGCCCGGTGCTGCCGCCCACACTGACTCCTGTCCCGGCGTGTGCCCGATGATGACGGCGTCGTCCAGCCACTCGCTCTTGATCAGACTCTGGATGTAGCTGTCCCAACTCATCTTTCactctgcttttgtttttggagCTTTAACGgatttagaaaatgtaaaagttataaagtgtgtgtaaaaagagAAGTGAAGTGATGAAGTGAGCGCGCGCTCGGTACCTGTGCTCGGATCCTCCTGGTGACTTTAAGCAAAGCTGCTGCGATGCAAAAGTGAGCACGAGGAAGTTGCCGAGAGTTTTATACTGCAGGCTCAGTTCCGCGCGCACGCCCTGCCCTGCCTCGGGGGGTCACTTccgcagagagagggagagagagagagagagagagagagagtttgtaaAGATGAAACGTGTCTGTCTCCACGCCGTTAGATAAACCGAGCAGAAAATTCCACAGGGAAAAGTTAAAAAGCACGCGCACACCGTGAATCTCTCCAAATACAACGTGCACGAGACTGATGATCAAAATCTAAACACTGACAACTACAGACCAAAGTTTAGCTCCAatcctgaccacacacacatatatatatacacacatgtatacacacacatatatatacacacatgtatacacacacacatttcccaatctggacagttgaagattagccATGATAACCATaagagcctcagattcctgttcctggctgagagcagaggaacctgatgtggtcttctgctgttgtagctcatccacctcaaggctggatgtgttgtgcatgctgagatgctgagatgcttttctgctcaccatggttgtaaagagtgattgagttactatagacttcctagCAGCTCGAagcagtctggtcattctcctctgatctctcatcagcACGGCGTTTCCATCCACAGACCTGTCCTCACTCAGGGtttttagagactgttgtgtgtgaaaacctcaggagatcagcagtttctgaaaaactcaaaccagcacatctAACACCTCCAACATCCATggcatggttaaagtcacagagatcacacttcttcttcatgctgatgtttggtgtgaacattaactgaagctcttgacct is a window from the Pangasianodon hypophthalmus isolate fPanHyp1 chromosome 16, fPanHyp1.pri, whole genome shotgun sequence genome containing:
- the pfn1 gene encoding profilin-1 yields the protein MSWDSYIQSLIKSEWLDDAVIIGHTPGQESVWAAAPGGWLSGVTAAEVKALIANDRSSLFANGVTLAGKKCTVLRDALNVDGQNTMDVKMKTSDKDPDPFPFTIGKANKALVIAKGVKDAHGGKVNPPVYDMTAYLRKMNL